The proteins below come from a single bacterium genomic window:
- a CDS encoding UDP-N-acetylglucosamine 4,6-dehydratase (inverting) — MNWSDKNVLLTGGTGSFGKKFVEIALQKYRPKKL; from the coding sequence ATGAACTGGAGTGACAAAAACGTTCTGCTCACCGGCGGCACCGGCTCGTTCGGCAAGAAATTCGTCGAGATTGCGCTGCAAAAATACCGGCCGAAGAAGCT